In Paenibacillus sp. G2S3, a single window of DNA contains:
- a CDS encoding carbohydrate ABC transporter permease → MEDNPLKLPLVLRQNTRKALEEERTLNSEKTKRRIQQILWHAVGFAFAAVWIIPFLWVVRTAFLPKDVAIDSGWSWGWTFENLIHVWNGAPFGRFLMNTLLVCGVVLAVQLVTMTMAAYAFARVRFALKDLLFMLFLVQIMVPPDVLIFSNYQVLNEMGLLDTKLGIMLPYFATSFGVFLLRQSFKQLPFELDEAARVEGASRLHILSRIYVPLSRPIYVSFAIVSVSFHWNDFLWPLIVTNSEENRLLTVGLAMFAKATESGAQWSDVCAATLIVSAPLMIGFLLFQRQVIGSFMSSGIKG, encoded by the coding sequence ATGGAGGATAATCCACTAAAGCTGCCCTTAGTATTGAGGCAGAATACCCGTAAAGCTTTAGAAGAGGAACGCACGTTGAACTCAGAAAAAACGAAGCGCCGAATCCAGCAGATCCTGTGGCATGCGGTTGGATTTGCTTTTGCCGCGGTCTGGATCATTCCCTTCCTATGGGTGGTTAGAACGGCTTTTCTGCCCAAAGATGTCGCTATTGATTCGGGATGGTCTTGGGGCTGGACGTTTGAGAATCTGATTCATGTCTGGAATGGAGCGCCTTTTGGACGATTTTTAATGAATACATTGCTTGTGTGCGGTGTTGTTCTAGCTGTGCAACTGGTTACGATGACGATGGCTGCTTATGCTTTCGCACGGGTACGATTCGCCTTGAAAGATCTGTTATTCATGTTATTTTTGGTGCAAATTATGGTGCCGCCGGATGTACTTATCTTTTCCAACTATCAGGTATTGAACGAAATGGGTCTGCTGGATACCAAGCTGGGGATTATGCTTCCTTACTTTGCCACCTCCTTTGGAGTGTTTCTGTTAAGGCAGTCCTTCAAGCAATTACCCTTTGAGCTCGATGAAGCTGCCCGGGTGGAAGGCGCCTCACGCCTGCATATTCTTTCAAGAATCTATGTTCCACTGTCACGCCCGATTTATGTGTCCTTTGCCATTGTGTCGGTCAGCTTTCATTGGAATGATTTCCTGTGGCCGCTCATTGTAACCAATTCGGAGGAGAATCGCTTATTAACTGTAGGATTGGCGATGTTTGCAAAGGCCACGGAATCTGGTGCACAGTGGTCTGATGTCTGCGCGGCTAC
- a CDS encoding sugar ABC transporter permease codes for MNAGWSERLRRNGFGWGLVLPSLLFLCLFTYYPMFKSFWLSFYEKNLATPEPLFVGFDNYANLLHDNVFMKVFSNNIWFAIGTVPTSLALAFLMALFADKAIKGRGLARLSFFYPNMIPMIAVANIWLFLYTPHFGLFARLASWIADQPVNLLGTPDTVMGALVIMMIWKEAGYFMIFYLAGMQQIPKDLYEAAAVSGVGTFTSIRRITIPLTMPTTLFVAVVAITNSFKLVDHLWIMTKGGPNNASNLLLYYIYESTFNFYDQGMAASMTVVMIVLLLLISSLQFFGWDRKIHYE; via the coding sequence ATGAATGCCGGATGGAGTGAGAGGCTTAGACGAAACGGATTCGGCTGGGGACTTGTGTTGCCTTCGCTGCTCTTTCTTTGCTTGTTTACTTATTACCCTATGTTTAAATCGTTTTGGCTTAGCTTTTATGAGAAAAATTTGGCGACTCCTGAGCCTTTGTTTGTCGGTTTTGACAATTACGCTAATCTATTGCACGACAATGTCTTTATGAAGGTGTTCAGTAACAATATATGGTTCGCCATTGGCACAGTACCCACTTCATTGGCTTTGGCTTTCTTGATGGCACTGTTTGCCGACAAGGCGATAAAAGGGCGGGGACTGGCACGTCTTTCATTTTTCTATCCGAATATGATCCCGATGATCGCTGTGGCGAACATCTGGTTGTTTCTGTATACCCCTCATTTTGGGCTCTTTGCCAGATTGGCTTCATGGATCGCAGATCAGCCTGTGAATTTGCTCGGAACACCTGATACGGTGATGGGTGCATTAGTAATCATGATGATCTGGAAAGAAGCCGGGTATTTTATGATTTTTTACTTAGCAGGAATGCAGCAGATTCCCAAGGATTTATATGAAGCGGCTGCAGTAAGCGGAGTCGGTACGTTCACTTCCATTCGTAGAATCACAATTCCGCTCACGATGCCAACTACGTTGTTCGTGGCCGTTGTGGCGATAACCAATTCTTTTAAGCTGGTGGACCATCTCTGGATTATGACAAAGGGTGGTCCGAATAATGCGAGCAATCTGCTGCTTTATTATATCTACGAGTCCACCTTTAATTTCTACGATCAAGGGATGGCTGCATCGATGACGGTGGTCATGATCGTGCTTTTGCTCCTTATTTCCTCTCTGCAGTTTTTTGGCTGGGATCGGAAAATCCATTATGAATAG
- a CDS encoding ABC transporter substrate-binding protein, with protein sequence MLKQTKTILTLLSVSMLAVAGCGQSNNSTAGAKENTAQPTAIAATPESTETPAAKPVEITFYYPVNVGGPLTKVIDGMASTFMEQHPEIKVNPVYTGNYGDNTVKIQAGVQAKQPPDVAVMMSTELYSMLDMNAIIPLDDFIAKDTDIQLADFYPAFVEDTQSEGKTYSLPFQRSTIVMYYNKEMFKAAGLDPEKPPTTWNELVTYAKKLNKDGHVGLEIPGNDDSYWMFQMLARQNASDPKQNIMSSDGKKAMFDTPENVEALQFWLDLSHKYKAMPEGVIDWATVPTDFIQGKTAMMMHTSGNLTNVKNNAKFEFGVAFPPAQKQFGSPTGGGNLYIFKDTSPEKQAAAWEFAKYMTASEQAALFSSSSGYVGVRKSAYDTDAMKKYTADFPQALVARDQLEYAFRELSTHNHGKVSTAITNQIQAALAGEIDAAGALKKAQAEAEQALAPFNK encoded by the coding sequence ATGCTAAAGCAAACCAAAACTATTCTAACACTACTATCCGTTTCTATGCTGGCAGTTGCGGGCTGCGGACAATCTAATAACAGTACGGCTGGAGCCAAAGAAAATACCGCTCAACCCACAGCAATTGCTGCAACTCCAGAATCCACAGAGACTCCAGCCGCTAAGCCGGTGGAGATTACATTTTATTATCCGGTTAATGTCGGTGGTCCTCTTACCAAAGTAATCGATGGGATGGCTAGTACATTCATGGAGCAACATCCGGAGATTAAAGTTAATCCCGTATACACAGGTAATTACGGAGACAATACCGTAAAAATCCAAGCGGGTGTGCAGGCCAAACAGCCACCGGATGTCGCGGTCATGATGTCAACAGAGCTGTACAGTATGCTCGATATGAATGCAATCATTCCGCTGGATGATTTTATTGCGAAAGACACGGATATTCAGCTGGCTGATTTTTATCCCGCCTTTGTAGAGGATACACAGTCTGAAGGTAAAACGTACAGCTTGCCTTTTCAGCGGAGCACAATTGTTATGTATTACAACAAAGAAATGTTTAAAGCCGCAGGACTTGATCCAGAGAAACCACCCACTACTTGGAATGAGCTTGTAACTTATGCTAAGAAGCTGAACAAAGACGGTCACGTGGGGCTAGAAATTCCGGGCAATGATGATTCGTATTGGATGTTTCAAATGCTAGCACGGCAAAATGCTTCTGATCCGAAGCAAAACATAATGTCTTCCGATGGCAAAAAAGCGATGTTCGATACGCCGGAGAATGTGGAGGCATTGCAATTCTGGTTAGATCTGTCCCATAAATATAAGGCGATGCCGGAAGGTGTTATTGATTGGGCAACCGTTCCGACAGATTTCATTCAAGGCAAAACAGCCATGATGATGCATACAAGCGGCAACTTAACTAATGTAAAAAATAATGCGAAGTTCGAATTCGGGGTAGCGTTCCCACCCGCACAAAAGCAATTTGGATCACCCACTGGTGGGGGGAACCTGTATATTTTCAAGGACACATCTCCAGAAAAACAAGCTGCAGCTTGGGAATTTGCCAAATACATGACGGCTTCGGAACAGGCGGCCCTCTTTAGCAGCTCATCCGGTTATGTTGGTGTAAGAAAATCCGCATACGATACAGATGCTATGAAGAAGTATACGGCGGATTTCCCGCAAGCATTGGTAGCGAGAGATCAATTGGAATATGCGTTCCGGGAATTGTCCACTCATAATCATGGTAAAGTATCGACGGCAATTACGAACCAGATTCAAGCGGCATTGGCCGGAGAGATTGATGCAGCAGGTGCACTTAAAAAAGCTCAAGCAGAAGCAGAACAGGCACTGGCTCCCTTCAATAAGTAA